From the Ammoniphilus sp. CFH 90114 genome, the window CTGACCCTTAAATCATTAGGGTCAGTTTCTTTTTTCCATTTTAATTTAATGGTAGAATTAACGGATAGCATGAAGAATGGAAGGAGAAGTGGGTTTGAATGAATTAAGACGCCCGTTTTTACAAGGGCCAATTGTGTCACTTGTGGCATATAATTATTTCTTTTATGCAATTGTTTCCATTTTCATTTCTTATCTGCCCGTCTATTTTACGTCCCAAGGAATCAGTCCTGTACAAATTGGTATCTTACTCGGCGTTGGCCCCTTTATTTCCATCATCTCGCCCCCTATTTGGGGCTACTTAAGCGATAAGTACAAAACCGTTAAGAACATCTTAATACTGACCCTTGTAGCGACAATTCTTTTTGGGACATTTATGTTCAGATCTGTCTCCTTTGAGTGGATGTTCTTTTACGTTCTTGTTTTCAACTTTTTTATGTCTCCTATTGGTCCCTTAACTGATAGCCTGACCTACCGGGTTTCGGAGGTGTATCGAATTCCCTTCGGAAGCATTCGACTGTTTGGATCGGTTGGTTTTGCTATAACCGCCATCTTTATGGGCTTTGTATTTGAACGCATTGGTCTGGGTTATATTTCATGGGTCTTTCTGGCTTTTGGATTAATTGCATTATATACGTGCACAAGGCTTAGTGATGCTCCATCATCTTTAAAACCCGTCTCCCTTCGATCCATTTTTTCTGTATTTCAGGAAAAAAGGATTCTTTGGTTTCTTTTCGTGATTTTCACTTTATCCATACCTCATCGGATTAATGACGGATTTGTTGGAGTTTATATTGAATCCTTAGGTGGCACGACCGGCTTGGTAGGCACGGCTTGGTTTTTCGCAACAGGGAGTGAAGCCTTATTATTTGGCCTTAGTGT encodes:
- a CDS encoding MFS transporter, which encodes MNELRRPFLQGPIVSLVAYNYFFYAIVSIFISYLPVYFTSQGISPVQIGILLGVGPFISIISPPIWGYLSDKYKTVKNILILTLVATILFGTFMFRSVSFEWMFFYVLVFNFFMSPIGPLTDSLTYRVSEVYRIPFGSIRLFGSVGFAITAIFMGFVFERIGLGYISWVFLAFGLIALYTCTRLSDAPSSLKPVSLRSIFSVFQEKRILWFLFVIFTLSIPHRINDGFVGVYIESLGGTTGLVGTAWFFATGSEALLFGLSVRWLRQGRELQLIAWAAVFYCVRWILCALLADPVLVTYLQLFHGLSFAIYYLASLQYLYRLIPPELKSTGQTVFAAVFFGFAGIVGSLIAGWIFEAYNGQFLYITMTAFSLMGLVLVFITMFRERTMSRQ